The region CACTTCTACGATCTCCTCCATTGCTAACCGGGTATCCTACTATTTTGGACTGACCGGACCTTCTCTGGGCATTGACACGATGTGCTCTTCCTCCATGACGGCACTGCATCTGGCCTGCCAGAGCGTGAAGAATCAGGATTGTGCCATGGCGCTGGTCGGAGGCGTTAACCTCTCCGTACACCCGGATAAATATCTTCTGTTGTCCCAGGGCAACTTCGCTTCTTCAGACGGCAGATGCCGCAGCTTCGGTGAAGGCGGGGATGGGTATGTACCGGCAGAGGCGGCGGGGGCCATCCTGATTAAGCCGCTGCGGCAGGCAGAGCGGGATCATGACCGCATTTATGCAATCATCAAAGGCAGCGCCATCAACCATGGCGGCGAAGCCAGCGGATTCACCGTACCTAATCAGCGTGCACAGGAAGAAGCGGTAACGGAAGCGATCACCAGAAGCGGTGTGGATGCAGGCACGATCAATTATATTGAAGCACACGGGACAGGTACCCCACTTGGTGATCCTGTTGAGATGCAGGCGCTAATGAATGCTTTTGCCCCCTATAGGAATGCTGGCTTCAGCTGTGCCATAGGCTCGGTCAAATCCAATATCGGCCATGCTGAAGCGGCAGCCGGAATATCAGCCATCGCGAAGGTCATCCTTCAGATGCAGCATGGGCAGCTCGTACCTTCATTACATTCGGAGCCCCTTAACCCGCATCTGCGGCTTGAGGATTCGGGCTTCTATATTCAGCGGAAGCTTGAGACATGGTTACCTGTCACACGTAGGGGCCAGGAACGGACAACCGTATACCCTAGACGCGCTGGCATCAGTGCCTTCGGTGCAGGCGGTTCCAACGCTCATGTCATTCTGGAGCAATATACAGGCAGTCTAGAGGACAGCAATCAGGAACAGGAAGAGACGGATACACACGGACCTTATGTCTTTGTGTTGTCCGCCCAGACTCCTGAGCGGCTGCAAGCCTATGTCCGGCGGATGAGGGACTTCATCGGACATGAGCAGGCTGAGGACTGGGGCCATATGAAGGAAGTGCTCTCATATCTGAAGCAGCAGATGGCTCAGATGCTGGATCTTAAGATTACCGGGATTACGGAGGATCACACCCTCTCTGAGCTGGGCCTTGGTCCTGTCGAAACGATCCGGTTAAAGGAGATGCTCGCGGCAGAATTCGGCCTTGCGGCTGATGCTATCGCTGTTAGCGGTGACTTGACGCTGCTGGAGCTGGGCAATCGGCTTATACCCGGAAGAGCAAGTACGGAATTACGCGGGGCTGGCGATGAAGCGAAGACTGGTGCTGTACACGAGCTATCTCTAATGGGGCTAAGCTATACCCTTCAGGTTGCCAGAGAACCTATGAAGCACCGGGTAGCCATCGTATACAGCACTCGAAACGAGCTTCTAGCTTTGCTTACGGATTACTTGGATGAGCGGGCTTCTGGCCAGTGCTTCGCTTCACAGGTACATGGCCAATCATTACCGGAGGTCCCGGCATACAAGCTGCATGAAGCCGGAAGCCTGGCCCGGGCCTGGGCGCAAGGCGCTGCGATAGACTGGCGGGCGCTGTACGGGAATTCAACACCTGAGCTTGTATCGCTGCCGCATTACCCTTTTGCCCGCAAAAGCTATTGGATAGAGGCTGCGAATTCATTACATCCAACGACAAGTACACAAGAGCCTGTAAAAACGGCACAGGCTTCGGAACCCGCAGTGCCCATTGCAGCCGGGACGGCGTATACCGGAGACGAAGTTGTGCTTGAACGGCTGGAAGGCGGCGTAGCATTGATCCGCATGCAGGATATCAGACATAACAACACATTCACCCATGAGGTCATACAGGGACTAACCCATTGCTTCAACCTTGCACAGCAGGACGAACAGATCAAGGCAATTGTCGTTGCCGGGGATGAGCGGATCTTCTCCATGGGCGGCACCCAGGAGCAGCTGTTGGATATTTCCGACTCGATGCTGAGCTTCACGGACGCCCCGATCCTCTATAGGGGGATGCTGGAATGCCCTATTCCGGTAATCTCCGCGATGGAAGGCCATGCTTCCGGAGGCGGTATGCTGTTCGGATTGTACGCGGATATCGTGGTGATGGCTGAAGAGAGCGTTTATTCTGCTGCTTTTGCCAAATATGGCTTCACCCCGGGAATGGGCGCCACCTTCATCCTGGAGGACAAGCTGGGCAAAAACCTCGCCATGGAAATGATGTTCACGGCCAGCATGTACACAGGAGAACAGCTCAAAGACAGAGCTGCACCGGTTCTCTTCAGGGCTAAGAATAAGGTATTGCAGGAAGCCGTGTCGATTGCCCGGCAAATTGCCGGGAAGCCCCGGACGACTGTTAGCGTGCTGAAGCAGGAGCTGTCCAGCCGGGTGCTGGAACCGCTGCTGCGCTGTGTAGAACGGGAGAATGAAATGCACCGGATTACGTTCACCACACCAGAGGTCAAGGCGAAGATCCGCCATTTATACCGGCCTCGGACGCCGGAAGCAGATGAACAGGAAAGCGGCAAGCGGGCAGCAGGCACAGCACCAGACGGAGCAGGGAATATGAAATACCCGGATACAAAGGAGAATGCGGCTGCTGATACAAATGCCGAAGCTGCGATGAGCATCAGGAGCGAACTCACCCGGATCGTTGCCGGGCGGATTCAACTGGATGAAGAGAAGCTGGATGCGGAGATGAGTTTCAAGGAGATGGGGGTGGATTCCATCAGCGGTGTGGAGATTGTCCGCGATCTGAACGAGTGCTTCGGACTCCGGCTGGATACCATCGATATTTATGATTACTACTCCATTAACCTGCTTGCAGAGCACATCGGACGTATACAGGGTGTATTGCTGGAACCCAAGGCTGCCGAGGTATCAGTGCAAGCCGTTGACGCTCCGCTTAACCCGGAGGATCACGACCTGCTGGAGCTTTTGTCCAGACTGGACGGGGATGAGCTGGATGTGGATGAGGTTGCCCAGTTCTTGGAGGTGTACTATGAGTAACGGCGGGATGATCAGAGATATTCTGCAGCAGATCAAGGAGCATAGGTTGGAGGCCCGTGAAGGCCTGAGACGTATCAATGAACTGAAGAAGCTGGACCGGACAGCCGCTGCCGCGCAGCAGGAGCATACTCAAGAATCGGTGGAGGAGCTGGTCAAGGATGTGCTGTGCCGGGTGGTCAAGCTTCAGCCGGAGGAGATAAGCGATGAGCTGTCTTTTAAGGAGATGGGAATTGATTCGATCAGCAGTGTGGAGATTGTCCGCGACCTGAATGAAGCGCTGCGGCTCCAGCTCGACGGAATTCTGCTCTATGACTATCCGACGATTCCGGAGCTGGCCCGGTATATGGTTCACGAGGTTCAGAAGAATAGTATTCCTAATATTCCGGGTCCGCTCCATAGAGAGCAGGCGGCTGCGGAGAAGGTACCGGAGAGCAGCTCTGAAGCCGAAGCGGCACGTTCTCTGCGGCTGAACCACAGATATGAATATATGAACGATCTGATCGACCAGTTCTCCCAGCACAAACCGGAAGCCGCACCATCCGCACCGATTGCAGTGACTCCAGTCAAGCAAGACGCTGGACCATCTCGTGAACCGGTAAAAGCACCGGCGGTGCAGGCTTCTCTGTCCGCAATACCGCCAGTCTCCGGGGCGCCCAAGCTTCTGCTTCAGACCGGCGCGAATTCAGTGGCACCCGCAGCTCCTGCTGCGGAAGCGGAACCAGCCGGCAAAATCAAGCTTGGCTTCTCCACCGCCGCTCGCAATGCGAAAGAACCGGCCGCAGCTGCGCCAAAAGCTGCATTCAGCAGTCCGCCGGCAGCCGCACCCGCCACAGCATCCGCCGCTGTGCCGGAAGGCATTGCCATCGTCGGATTATCAGGCCGGTTTCCCGGCGCAGCTACGGCAAGAGAGCTGTGGCGTAACCTGCGGGACGGCGTCTCCAGCACAGGTGAGGTTCCCGGCAGCAGGTTCGATATCCGTGCCTGGTATGACAAAGACCACAAGGCCGACCAGAAGACCTACTGTACCGTTGCCGGTCTGCTTGAGCAGGTGGATGAATTTGATCCGTTATTCTTCAATATCTCACCTAAAGAGGCGGAGATTATGGACCCGCAGCAGCGGATTTTTCTGCAGGAGGCCTGGAACGCGCTGGAGGATGCCGGATATTCCGACCAGGCGGTGCAGAACACCCGCTGCGGCGTATTTGTCGGATGTGCTCCAAGCGACTATACCAAGCATCTGGAAGCGAATCACTTGAGCAATACCTCAGAGGCTTTTACAGGAACCTCTTCCTCTATCCTGGCCGCCCGGATTTCGTATTTCCTGAACCTGAAGGGACCGAGTATTTCGCTGGATACCGCCTGCTCCTCCTCGCTGGTAGCTGTACATCAGGCGTGTGCCAGCCTCTGGAATGGGGAATGCGATATGGCGCTTGCCGGAGGCATCCGGCTGATGATTACGCCTGACAGTATGGTGCAGAGCAGCCAGATGGAGATTTTGTCGGCAGAGGGGGTATGCAGACCCTTCGATCAGGCCGCAGACGGGACCTTGCTGAGTGAGGGGGCCGGGGTTGTGGTCCTGAAGCCGCTTAAGCAGGCGATTGAGAACAGGGACCATATCTACGGAGTGATCCGGGGAAGCGGCGTGAATCAGGACGGCCGGACCAACGGCATTACGGCGCCGAGTGTGAATTCGCAGATTCAGCTGGAGAGAACGGTCTATGAGAGATTCGGGATCGATCCGGCTGAGATCAATTATGTGGAAGCGCATGGAACGGGCACCTCACTCGGTGATCCGATTGAAGTCAAGGCGCTGACAGAGGCCTTCCGGTCTTTTACACAGGACAGCCAGTACTGCGCGCTCGGTTCCGTCAAGGCCAATATCGGACATGCCACGATGGCCGCCGGAGTCGCCGGAATGATTAAGATTCTGCTGTCTCTGAAGCACAGGCAGATTCCGCCGCTGATCCACTATACCCGGCTTAACGAGAAGATCCGGCTGGAGGGAAGCCCTTTCTATATCAACCGTGAGCTGGTGGACTGGCCGGAGAACAAACGCGGCTCCCGGATGGCTGCCATCAGCGGCTTCGGCTTCAGCGGAACGAACTGCCATCTTGTCATTGAAGAATACCGCAACAGCGGCTGGAAGTCCAAATAAGCATTCATTAGGAAGAGAAGTGGAGGCTACACGGATGAGCAATAATGCCATACCCGGCGGCGAACGCCCATTATATCTGTTTCTCTTGTCAGCCAAGACCCGTGAGGGTCTGATGAGGAAGCTCACGGAGCTGCAAGTGTGGATCAGGGAAGAACCGGACATCCGGACGGATGCCGGGAATATCGCGTATACATTATCCATCGGCAGAAGCCATTTCAGCCGGCGGGCGGCGCTGATTGCCGCCGATCTGCAGGAGCTGGAGACGGAGCTGCTGCTCACCCTGGAGAAGCTCACCTTGAAGAGTGGCGAGGCCTCCCGCGAGCTGCTGCGTAAGCAGACTGCCCGGGAGGATCAAATCAGGCTGGACGCCATCGCTCTACCCGGGTCTGCTCAAGGGAATACCCCTGCATTATTCTCCCGGCAGACCCTGGAGCAATGTGCAGAGCTGTATCTGGAGGGCGGTGTATGCGATTGGAAGAGCCTCTACACCAACCGTCCTTACTTCAAAATACCTCTGCCCGCCTACCCGTTCGAGAAGCAAAGATATTGGCTTGAGCTGAACACAGGCCGGACATCCCCGTCTCCGGCACCGGGACAAGCTCAGATACACGCGATAGGTCCGGTGCTGGACTGCAACCGGTCTACGGTGCATGAGCAGTGCTTCGAGAAGAGGCTGACGGGCGAAGAATTCTATCTGAAGGATCATATCGTGTCCGGCCGTAAGCTGCTGCCGGGTGTGGTTCAGCTGGAGATGGCTTTGTCCGCTGCTGCTGCTTCACTGCCGGGAGCTTCAATACGCAGCATCACAGATGTGGTCTGGGCTTATCCGGTTCAACTGAGTGACGGCGAAGAGTCCAAGCTGGTGCAGGTACGTCTGTATCCGGGCGGGAGCCAGGACGAGCTGGATTATGAGATTGTCAGCCAATCTGACGGCGCTGAGGTTGTTCACAGCCAGGGAAGTATCGGATATACACAGGAAGCACCATACGGACCCCCGGAATCGATGGATATTGCCCGGCTATGCCAGGGAAAGACGGACGTCAGCGGAAGCCGGATCTATGACAGATTCAGAGAACATCAGCTGGAGCTAGGGCCGTCCTTTCAGTCGATTACCCGAATGTCCGCCGGAGCGGCAGACGCGGTAGCCTTCATTGAGTTGCCTGCCCATTTGCATGAGGGCTTCGGGGCATTTACGCTGCATCCTACGGTGACTGACGGAGTGCTGGAAGCTGTCATCGGGCTGATCAGCGGCCACGGGGAACTGGAGGGCGCGGTGGCGCTGCCGTATTCTTTTGACAAGCTGGAGATCTTCGGAAGCCTGCCGCCTAACTGCGTCTCTTACGTGACAAGGCTTGCTACCGGGGCAGATGACGGGGATCTGGCCTTCGATGTGGCGGTCTCCGACGTTCAGGGCCGGGTGCTGCTGAAGTTCACCAGATTTGTACTGAGAGTATTCCAGCAGGGAAGAACGCAGACCATGGAAGAGATGAGCTTTGTGTATGAGTGGAAGGAGCGGGAGGCGCTTCTTCCCGCACCTGACAGTGTGTCTGGCGATATCGTATGGTTCGCCGCTGAGCCGGAACTGATCAAGTCGCTTCCCCAAGACAGTGACGGGACAGCCTTTCATCCAGGCGCGTTATATATAGTAGAAGCTGCTGCGGAATATCAACAGGCAGGGGAAGCACATTACCGGATGAACCCGGAGCGCCCGGAGGATTATGTTCGCTTGCTTCGTGATCTGGCAAATAGAGGCTGCAGTCTGGAGACACTCGTCTATGAGCAGCAAGAGCACTCAGAAGAGACAGCCCCAAATGCTGCTGAAGGAGTGTATCTGCACCAGCTGTATCTGGCCCAGGCGCTGATGGCTGTCCGGGAGAACCGCCATAGCCGGGTGATTCAGCTATGCAGAAGCGGGGAGGAATTCGCTGTGCCTCCCGGACAGGGGGCCTTAAGAGGCTTCAACAAAACGCTGAAGCTGGAGTATTCCAAGCTGCATTTCAGCATGCTGTACACAGGATCTGCGGGCAGGGATGGCATCTACCGGATGATTGCGGCTGAGA is a window of Paenibacillus sp. FSL H3-0469 DNA encoding:
- a CDS encoding type I polyketide synthase; the encoded protein is MSNGGMIRDILQQIKEHRLEAREGLRRINELKKLDRTAAAAQQEHTQESVEELVKDVLCRVVKLQPEEISDELSFKEMGIDSISSVEIVRDLNEALRLQLDGILLYDYPTIPELARYMVHEVQKNSIPNIPGPLHREQAAAEKVPESSSEAEAARSLRLNHRYEYMNDLIDQFSQHKPEAAPSAPIAVTPVKQDAGPSREPVKAPAVQASLSAIPPVSGAPKLLLQTGANSVAPAAPAAEAEPAGKIKLGFSTAARNAKEPAAAAPKAAFSSPPAAAPATASAAVPEGIAIVGLSGRFPGAATARELWRNLRDGVSSTGEVPGSRFDIRAWYDKDHKADQKTYCTVAGLLEQVDEFDPLFFNISPKEAEIMDPQQRIFLQEAWNALEDAGYSDQAVQNTRCGVFVGCAPSDYTKHLEANHLSNTSEAFTGTSSSILAARISYFLNLKGPSISLDTACSSSLVAVHQACASLWNGECDMALAGGIRLMITPDSMVQSSQMEILSAEGVCRPFDQAADGTLLSEGAGVVVLKPLKQAIENRDHIYGVIRGSGVNQDGRTNGITAPSVNSQIQLERTVYERFGIDPAEINYVEAHGTGTSLGDPIEVKALTEAFRSFTQDSQYCALGSVKANIGHATMAAGVAGMIKILLSLKHRQIPPLIHYTRLNEKIRLEGSPFYINRELVDWPENKRGSRMAAISGFGFSGTNCHLVIEEYRNSGWKSK